A window from Acidithiobacillus sp. encodes these proteins:
- a CDS encoding PrkA family serine protein kinase: MALFERYQERFLQQQEVTLSIDAYLDLCAREPMAYATAAERMLAAIGEPQVLDTQADPRLSRIFMNRKLLTYPAFKDFYGIEDVVENLVAYFRHAAQGLEERKQILYLLGPVGAAKSSLAERLKSLMEQYPIYCLAAHGKISPLFESPLGLFDRDEDGPVLEDRFGIPRRALNGVMSPWAAKRLREFGGDIRKFAVHRLMPSQLHQIGITKVEPGDENNQDISSLVGKVDIRKLEDFSQDDPDAYSYAGGLNVATQGVLEFVEMFKAPIKMLHPLLTATQEGTYNGTEGFGAMPFQGIILAHSNESEWSAFRNNKRNEAFLDRVYIVKVPYCLRVTEETQIYHKLLESSALNAAPCAPDTMDMLARFSVLSRLKEPGNSSLWSKMEVYDGKSLKDKDPKAKSLQEYHDAAGVDEGMDGISTRFAYKILSRTFNFDSDEVAANPVHLLHVLETQVRAEQFPAEMESRYLAFLKTELAPRYAEFLGLEIQKAYLESYGDYGQNLFDRYIQYADFWLQDTEFRDPDTGQLMDRSLLNEELEKIEKPAGIANPKDFRNEVVNFVLRVKASNDGVSPAWTSYEKLRAVIEKKMFANTEDLLPVISFGKKSSSDDERKHQDFVARMTSKGYTEKQVRLLVDWYMRYRKHH; the protein is encoded by the coding sequence ATGGCGTTATTCGAGCGTTACCAGGAGCGTTTCCTGCAACAGCAGGAAGTCACCCTTTCCATCGATGCCTATCTCGATCTCTGCGCGCGCGAGCCCATGGCTTATGCCACTGCCGCCGAGCGGATGCTGGCAGCCATTGGCGAGCCGCAAGTGCTGGACACCCAGGCAGATCCCCGGCTGTCACGTATTTTCATGAACCGCAAGCTGCTCACTTACCCCGCCTTCAAGGACTTCTATGGCATTGAAGACGTCGTAGAAAACCTCGTCGCCTATTTCCGCCATGCGGCACAGGGCTTGGAAGAGCGCAAGCAGATTCTCTACCTGCTCGGCCCGGTGGGGGCCGCCAAATCCTCTCTGGCGGAGCGTCTGAAGAGCCTGATGGAGCAATACCCCATCTATTGCCTCGCCGCTCATGGCAAGATATCACCGCTCTTCGAGTCACCGCTGGGGCTCTTCGATCGGGATGAAGATGGTCCGGTATTGGAGGATCGCTTCGGCATCCCCCGCCGCGCCCTCAATGGCGTGATGTCCCCCTGGGCGGCCAAACGGCTGCGCGAGTTCGGCGGTGACATCCGTAAATTCGCTGTGCACCGTCTGATGCCATCCCAGTTGCACCAGATCGGCATCACCAAGGTGGAGCCGGGCGATGAGAACAATCAGGACATTTCCAGCCTCGTTGGCAAGGTGGACATCCGCAAGTTGGAGGATTTTTCCCAGGACGATCCCGACGCCTATTCCTATGCAGGCGGCCTCAACGTCGCCACCCAGGGTGTGCTGGAGTTTGTCGAAATGTTCAAAGCACCCATCAAGATGCTGCACCCCTTGCTGACAGCGACCCAGGAGGGTACCTACAATGGCACCGAAGGCTTCGGTGCCATGCCCTTCCAGGGCATCATTCTGGCCCACAGCAACGAATCAGAATGGTCTGCCTTCCGCAATAACAAGCGGAACGAAGCATTCCTGGACCGTGTCTACATCGTCAAGGTGCCCTATTGCCTGCGCGTCACGGAAGAAACGCAGATCTACCACAAGCTTCTCGAAAGCAGTGCCCTCAACGCTGCTCCCTGTGCCCCTGATACGATGGATATGCTGGCCCGCTTCTCTGTCCTCAGTCGCCTCAAGGAGCCGGGTAACAGCAGTCTGTGGTCAAAGATGGAGGTCTATGATGGCAAGTCCCTCAAGGACAAGGACCCCAAGGCCAAAAGTCTGCAGGAATACCATGACGCGGCTGGCGTGGACGAAGGCATGGACGGCATTTCCACCCGTTTTGCCTACAAGATTCTGTCCCGTACCTTCAACTTCGACAGCGATGAGGTGGCGGCCAACCCGGTGCATCTCCTGCATGTGCTGGAAACTCAGGTCCGCGCCGAGCAGTTCCCGGCGGAAATGGAATCCCGCTATCTCGCCTTCCTGAAGACCGAGCTGGCCCCCCGTTATGCTGAGTTCCTTGGCCTGGAAATCCAGAAGGCCTATCTGGAGAGTTACGGCGATTACGGCCAGAATCTCTTTGACCGCTACATCCAGTATGCCGATTTCTGGCTACAGGATACGGAGTTTCGTGACCCCGATACTGGGCAGCTCATGGATCGCAGCCTGCTCAACGAAGAGCTGGAAAAGATCGAGAAACCAGCGGGCATTGCCAACCCCAAGGACTTCCGCAACGAAGTGGTGAACTTCGTGCTGCGGGTCAAGGCATCCAACGACGGCGTCAGCCCGGCCTGGACCAGTTATGAGAAACTGCGCGCGGTCATCGAGAAGAAAATGTTTGCCAATACGGAAGATCTGCTGCCGGTGATTTCTTTCGGTAAGAAGAGTTCCTCCGACGATGAGCGCAAACATCAGGACTTCGTCGCGCGGATGACCTCCAAGGGCTACACGGAAAAACAGGTACGCCTGCTGGTGGACTGGTATATGCGCTATCGCAAACATCATTAG
- a CDS encoding PDC sensor domain-containing protein: MNRFEHFREVRKDLAALLGGVVDALASPLLLQQDCEAQRQKLASLIARHPFLDLCYLLDAEGLQLGNNVAASRRRGTQGGDGVDRSHRPYYRLTLEANSPVLTEPYLSSANGHICVTAAAPIRDEAGKLLGMVVADSELDRALALLEEDDIRRGFEPYFKVFYILFSLGLLAVSMALGLHAMLSLGPVWSAAASPGDFAAPFQATILFTLALAVFDLAKTIFEEEVLLRKDIRRHSTTRRTLTRFIAAILIAVSIEGLMLVFKFALDAPQHLWLAVVLLLAAAALMVALGVYVYLGARAEVLLLQHKDRCQEEN, translated from the coding sequence ATGAATCGCTTCGAGCATTTTCGTGAGGTGCGCAAAGATCTTGCAGCCCTACTAGGGGGAGTGGTCGATGCACTAGCCAGTCCGCTGCTTTTACAGCAGGACTGTGAGGCACAACGACAAAAACTGGCTAGCCTCATTGCCCGGCATCCTTTCCTGGACCTTTGCTATCTGCTCGATGCAGAGGGTTTGCAGCTTGGCAATAACGTCGCCGCCTCTCGGCGGCGGGGCACGCAGGGCGGGGACGGGGTAGATCGCAGCCACCGGCCGTATTACCGGCTGACGTTGGAGGCGAATAGCCCGGTGCTCACCGAACCTTACCTTTCTTCTGCCAATGGCCATATTTGTGTGACTGCCGCCGCACCGATTCGTGATGAAGCTGGCAAACTGCTGGGTATGGTGGTAGCGGATAGTGAGTTGGATCGCGCCCTTGCGCTGTTGGAAGAGGACGATATTCGCCGCGGTTTTGAACCCTATTTTAAGGTTTTTTATATTTTGTTTTCATTGGGATTGCTGGCGGTAAGCATGGCGTTGGGGTTGCACGCGATGCTGTCGCTGGGACCGGTATGGTCCGCAGCCGCTTCTCCGGGAGACTTTGCTGCCCCTTTTCAGGCAACCATTCTCTTTACGCTGGCATTGGCGGTATTCGATTTGGCGAAGACCATTTTTGAAGAGGAGGTGCTGCTCCGCAAAGATATTCGTCGCCACAGCACCACCCGACGCACTCTGACGCGCTTTATCGCCGCCATACTGATTGCGGTGTCTATTGAAGGGTTGATGCTGGTTTTCAAATTCGCCCTGGATGCCCCGCAACATTTGTGGCTGGCGGTGGTGTTGCTGCTTGCCGCAGCCGCTCTGATGGTCGCACTGGGTGTCTATGTATATCTCGGCGCACGGGCAGAAGTTCTGCTCTTACAGCACAAGGATCGGTGCCAGGAAGAAAACTGA